The nucleotide sequence TGGAGTCTAAAATTCAGGCGTCGGTGCGGAATCACAAATTAGAAAGTGATTTTGTATATTACGGAGTAAAATTTAACAGTGATAGCGAAACAGTAAATGCGCTTTTATCACGCCACACATTAATTAGTTAGTATTAAAAGCGCTTGACCTAAAATAACTAGAAAGAGAATTGTTATGCGTACTATTGAACGACTGCTAACCCAATACAGCGAAAGCCATCAAAACAAAGCCAACGTTGCCATTCACGCTGTTGCTGTACCCAGCATTTACTTTGTTACTTTGGGGCTTTTATACGCCATTCCCGTGCCGGAACTGCTTGCGAATGCCAACGTTACGTGGGCCCACCTTATTGCGCTGCCCATACTCTATTATTATTTTTCGCTTTCAGGCCCAATAGGCGCGGCCATGACACTGCTTACCATTGTGTGTTTTTCTGCTATACGATTGCTTGAGTTTTACGGTGTGTCGGTTTGGCAAACCTGTTTAGCGCTGTTTGTGATCATGTGGGCATTACAATTTATTGGCCATAAAATTGAAGGTAAGAAGCCCTCTTTTTTGGAAGATTTGCGCTTTCTACTTGTTGGGCCTGCCTGGTGGTGGGTACATTGGCTTAAGCGGCTAAATATCAGTTATTAAAATTAAAATCTCATGACTTTCTTTCCTGCGATAAGTCGCCTATGGCATACGACCAAGCCGCTACGGTTAACCCGCGGCTTGCGTATAATCTCTTTATTATTTATTAAATTGGTATTTATGTGAGTCGCTTTCAGCGCGTTATTGAAAGTAATGAACGCTTGTTTTGGACGCTGCACAGTGCAGGGTGGGCAGGCTTCGCTATTATTTATTATATAGGTTCGTTTCTTCATGACGTTCGCCCTATTTGGGTATTTATCATTTTGCTTAACGCCTATGCAGGGTGGTTGCTTACCATTCCATTAAGATACATTTATCGCTGGGCTCGAAAACAATCTCCTTTAAACATGATCATCATTGTGATTGCATCGTGTTACCTCATTGCACTTTTATGGGCCGTGGTTAAAAACGTCAATTACTGGGAGATATATAAACACGGTTACCGTCCCGACGAGTGGTATATGTATTTCACCAATACCATTAACTCTCTCATTATGGTGGGGTGTTGGAGTGGTGTGTATTTCGGCATTAAAAACTTCCAAATGCTACAAAAAGAAAAGCAAAATGCGTTGAAGGCAAGTACTATGGCGCATCAAGCGCACATTAAAATGCTGCGTTATCAATTAAATCCACATTTTCTATTTAACACGCTTAATGCTATCTCTACGCTTATTTTGTTGAAAGAAAACGACACCGCTGAAGCCATGGTCTCTCGCTTAAGCGACTTTCTTCGCTATTCGTTAGATAATGATCCAATTAAACGGGTTCCTTTAGGGCAAGAGATTAAGGCGTTAAGGCTTTACCTTGAAATAGAAAAAGTCAGGTTTGATGACAGACTAGAAGTGGTGTGGGATATTGATGAGCATTGCGATAATGCGTTAGTGCCCAGCATGATTTTGCAACCCATTATTGAAAATGCAATAAAACACGCCATATCTAAAATGGAAAACGGCGGTCAAATAGCCATTACTGCCCGAACTTTTGGTAATGATTTGCTACTTGATGTGGCTGATAACGGCCCTGGAGCTGATATTAAAAATGGCCAGTTAAGCCGTGAGAATGGCGTAGGTCTGGTTAACATCAAAGAGCGTCTGCAGTCGCTTTACCAACGAAACTTTGCATTTTCTATAGAACATAATCAGCCTTCAGGAGTGCGGGTTAGACTGCGTATTCCTTATGAAGTAAAGGATGTATGAGCATGAGCAAGCAAATAATTAAAACTCTGGTGGTAGATGATGAGCCACTTGCACGGCGCGGCCTGCGAGCTCGATTAGAGCGCCACGACGATGTAGAAGTTATCGCAGAATGTCAAAATGGCCTTGAAGCCGTAAGTACCATCTCCCAATTGCGCCCAGATTTGGTGTTTTTAGATATTCAAATGCCTGGGTTGAATGGTTTTCAGGTTATTCACAAGTTGCGTGAATTGAACCAACCCATTCCTGTGATTGTCTTTGTTACCGCCTACGATAGTTACGCTATTAAGGCGTTTGATGTTCATGCTCTGGATTATCTATTGAAACCGGCCGACGATGAAAGACTTAAGTCGGCTCTCGATAAAGTGCGTGACTACCTTACCACGGCCCATCAAGATGAACAGTCTAAAAAACTGGTTAGCTTAGTGGCCGAATTGACCGGTGACGACTGTGAAGAAATTCTACGTAAACTGGCTAATGGTGAAGCGGTGGAAACAAATCCTTACCCTGACGTGTTAGCCATTAAAGACGGCTCAGAAGTCACCCGGGTTAATGTACAGGATATTCAGTGGATAGATGCTGCCGGTGATTACATGTGTGTACACGCATTAGACGGTATGCACATTATGCGTAAAACCATGAAAGAACTTGAGCAAGAGTTAAACCCGCAATGGTTTGTTAGGGTGCACCGTTCTGCCATTGCTAATATTCGTTTCGTGAAAAAATTGGTGAGTCACATCAGCGGCGAATACCACTTAATTTTACAAAACGACACCGAGCTCAAGGTGTCAAGAAGCCATAGAGACAAAGTCAAAGCCGCCATGAAAATGTAGTAGCGAACCTCTGGCGAATACGCACAAAAAACGCCCACACAAAGTGGGCGTTTTTTATTTTGTGGCTGAGTAATGGGGCTCAGTACCTATTATTCATGGTAATTCGCATAGTACTTAAGCTGCAATCATCAAGGGGCTTATTGTTTTCCCACGTTGCCTTAAGGGGGACTTCAACGGGCTTGTGGTTCACTTCACCTACCATCACTTTATTCTTATCTGTTTCAACCAGGGCCACAGCATGGGTGCCTAATTTAGTCGCAAGTAACCTATCTTGGCTAACGGGCGAACCACCACGCTGAACGTGTCCTAGGGTGACTGGGCGAACTTCCGACTGCATTTGTGATGATAAACGTTCCGCAAGTGTACTTAAGCCACCAGGCCAGACATTTTCAGCCACCACCACAATAAAACTCACCGGTCCCTTCAGCTGACGTCTGGCTTCAATTTGAGCCGCAATACTTTTCAGCTCAGCGTCTTCGCTCTCGAATAACTCAGGCACAATTACGTAGTCCGCAGCCGACGCTAACGCCGCATTTAAGGCTAAAAAGCCCGCATGCCTGCCCATGACTTCTACTAAAAATATGCGTTCGAAAGCATCGGCGGTATCTCGTACTTTATCTATGGAAGATACGGCGGTATCGATAGCTGTGTAATATCCCACAGTAGCGTCACAACCCGCCACATCATTATCAATAGTACCGGGAATTCCGAGAATTTGGCCGGGCCAGTATTGGGATAAATGTTCTGCGCCCCGAAAAGAGCCGTCACCCCCAATAACAATCAGGGTATCAATACCTAAAGTATTTAGGTTTCTAGCCGCATCTTTTGCGCCCTGAACCGATTTAAAAGCTTCACAGCGAGCGCTGTGCAAGATAGTACCCCCTTGTTGTATTAAATTGTGGGTAGCATTCAGTGAAAGGGATTCATACTCTTGGTTAATCAATCCATTGTAACCGTGCTGGTATCCAATAAGGGCATAACCAAGGTGCTCACATGCAATGACTATCGCGCGAATGCACGCGTTCATCCCAGGGGCATCGCCGCCGGACGTTAAAACTGCTACACGTTTTGACACAAGTTCTCCCTTTTTTGTTACGTGATTTCCCTTAATATAACCCCTATATCGGTATCACTAAAGCGTAATGACTTGCGAAAGTGAATACCTTAGTAAAAAGTGAGCTTAAAATTAGGCCACTTAATGTAATACCCATTTAACGGTAATACGTATCACATGGCCTAATGTAGACTGTTCAAGGATGCCCATGAAAAAATTTGTATGTTTACTGGTTTTCATAACAAGCTTAACCGCATGCTCATCTAAAATTGCTTATAACAATGTAGATTGGTGGATATATTGGTATCTCGATGATTACGTTGAGTTAACAGATGAACAAAAAACAGTGTTTGATGAATATCTAAACACGTGGCGTCAATGGCACAAAAACACGGAGTTATCGAAATACAAAGCCCAGCTTGAAGAAATTAAACAAGACGTACTCACTAACCGTCTAACTTCCGAACGCATTCTTGCCCATTTATTGCACGCCCGTGCGCACTGGACCCGCGCTAGGGACAAGGTTAGCCCAGATGTGGCTGCTATTGCGAAAACGTTAAGTGATGAGCAGGTTATTACATTATTTGCTCAAATCGAAAAAGAAAACCGCGAAGAGATTGAAAAGCGCCAAGACTATTTGTCGCTGTCAGAAAAAGAAAAAAAGCAAAAGCGTAAAGCGCAACTATTAGAGAGTGTGGAAGAGCAAATTGGCCGCCTTACTGATACCCAAGAACAAATTATTGCCACCTATAGCGAACAATATCTATCAACCAGAGATGAATGGATTAACTACCGCGAAACGATGACTAATGCGGCAAGGCGCATTATCGCCACACGACATATCAATAAAGATTTCGAGCAACAGCTCATCACTCTTATTCAAAACCCAGATACCTACCGCAGCCCAATGTACATCAACGCTAGAGCACATAATACTGAGGTTATGGCGGCAATGGTCAGTGAATTGGCCACCACATTAAGTGACAAGCAAAAGCGCGTGTTTATTGGCAATATTGAAGACGTTATTGAGGATATCGAAGGCTTTATGGAATAGCTGTTGGTGTATACTGAATACGTACAAAACGTAACAAGAAACGCCCCTTATTCCAGAGCAAAACCGTGAGGTTTGCCAAGGCCTAAGGGGCGTGATTAATGTAAACAGCTTAGTGACTTTATTTCACCCTGCGGCGCACGACGAATGCTGCCCCCATTAAGATAAGAACAACCATAGCAGGCTCAGAGACTTCTGCCACCGTCAACGTGGCAGACGTAGACGATGTTGGGACTATTATATTACCACTCCCATCAGACAATAGCAGACCGCTGGTGTCGAAACTAAACACGCCGCTCTGCAGTGCATTCAATGAAAGAGTGAAAATGTTAACGGTGCCGGTTAACGCGCCTGTGAATGATAGCCCAAGGCTGCTTAAGCTCGTGCCATTATCTGAGTTTGACGTAAACCCAGCCACATCAAATTGACTGGAAGCGTTGTTGATATCGAAGGAAAAGGCATTTGCATCATAAGGCAACGAAAGTTGGTAACCTTGAAAATCATCAGTAAAGTCAAATATACCACTGAACGAAAGTACCACCTCATCGCCCACATTTATTGTGGTTTCGTTCACAGAAACTGAAATTTGAGC is from Alteromonas australica and encodes:
- a CDS encoding ATP-dependent 6-phosphofructokinase, producing MSKRVAVLTSGGDAPGMNACIRAIVIACEHLGYALIGYQHGYNGLINQEYESLSLNATHNLIQQGGTILHSARCEAFKSVQGAKDAARNLNTLGIDTLIVIGGDGSFRGAEHLSQYWPGQILGIPGTIDNDVAGCDATVGYYTAIDTAVSSIDKVRDTADAFERIFLVEVMGRHAGFLALNAALASAADYVIVPELFESEDAELKSIAAQIEARRQLKGPVSFIVVVAENVWPGGLSTLAERLSSQMQSEVRPVTLGHVQRGGSPVSQDRLLATKLGTHAVALVETDKNKVMVGEVNHKPVEVPLKATWENNKPLDDCSLSTMRITMNNRY
- a CDS encoding Mpo1 family 2-hydroxy fatty acid dioxygenase, with protein sequence MRTIERLLTQYSESHQNKANVAIHAVAVPSIYFVTLGLLYAIPVPELLANANVTWAHLIALPILYYYFSLSGPIGAAMTLLTIVCFSAIRLLEFYGVSVWQTCLALFVIMWALQFIGHKIEGKKPSFLEDLRFLLVGPAWWWVHWLKRLNISY
- a CDS encoding cohesin domain-containing protein, with amino-acid sequence MKTLFAILALLWTVNAHSAQISVSVNETTINVGDEVVLSFSGIFDFTDDFQGYQLSLPYDANAFSFDINNASSQFDVAGFTSNSDNGTSLSSLGLSFTGALTGTVNIFTLSLNALQSGVFSFDTSGLLLSDGSGNIIVPTSSTSATLTVAEVSEPAMVVLILMGAAFVVRRRVK
- a CDS encoding DUF6279 family lipoprotein, with amino-acid sequence MKKFVCLLVFITSLTACSSKIAYNNVDWWIYWYLDDYVELTDEQKTVFDEYLNTWRQWHKNTELSKYKAQLEEIKQDVLTNRLTSERILAHLLHARAHWTRARDKVSPDVAAIAKTLSDEQVITLFAQIEKENREEIEKRQDYLSLSEKEKKQKRKAQLLESVEEQIGRLTDTQEQIIATYSEQYLSTRDEWINYRETMTNAARRIIATRHINKDFEQQLITLIQNPDTYRSPMYINARAHNTEVMAAMVSELATTLSDKQKRVFIGNIEDVIEDIEGFME
- a CDS encoding sensor histidine kinase produces the protein MSRFQRVIESNERLFWTLHSAGWAGFAIIYYIGSFLHDVRPIWVFIILLNAYAGWLLTIPLRYIYRWARKQSPLNMIIIVIASCYLIALLWAVVKNVNYWEIYKHGYRPDEWYMYFTNTINSLIMVGCWSGVYFGIKNFQMLQKEKQNALKASTMAHQAHIKMLRYQLNPHFLFNTLNAISTLILLKENDTAEAMVSRLSDFLRYSLDNDPIKRVPLGQEIKALRLYLEIEKVRFDDRLEVVWDIDEHCDNALVPSMILQPIIENAIKHAISKMENGGQIAITARTFGNDLLLDVADNGPGADIKNGQLSRENGVGLVNIKERLQSLYQRNFAFSIEHNQPSGVRVRLRIPYEVKDV
- a CDS encoding LytR/AlgR family response regulator transcription factor, which codes for MSKQIIKTLVVDDEPLARRGLRARLERHDDVEVIAECQNGLEAVSTISQLRPDLVFLDIQMPGLNGFQVIHKLRELNQPIPVIVFVTAYDSYAIKAFDVHALDYLLKPADDERLKSALDKVRDYLTTAHQDEQSKKLVSLVAELTGDDCEEILRKLANGEAVETNPYPDVLAIKDGSEVTRVNVQDIQWIDAAGDYMCVHALDGMHIMRKTMKELEQELNPQWFVRVHRSAIANIRFVKKLVSHISGEYHLILQNDTELKVSRSHRDKVKAAMKM